From Mycolicibacterium nivoides, a single genomic window includes:
- a CDS encoding SDR family NAD(P)-dependent oxidoreductase gives MDRFSDRRVIVTGAGSGIGAATVARLLDEGATVVGYDISADGLATTAAAAEAAGTAKQLTTAVLDISREEDVIAAVSAAVAELGGLEVLVNVAAMQTCSHTHETTLEEWNRTLAVNLTGTFLMTRQALPALLESGRGVVVNFTSTAAMFAHPYMAAYAASKGGILSFTHSLALEYSKQGLRAINIQPGGVSTALANSTLDKMPEGYDLGLWAKQTPLLHGTESEILGDPGAVASVIAMVASDDGAFITGTEIRVDGGAHA, from the coding sequence ATGGACCGTTTCTCAGATCGTCGTGTCATCGTCACCGGCGCGGGGTCGGGTATCGGCGCGGCCACGGTCGCCCGCCTGCTCGACGAAGGTGCGACGGTAGTCGGCTACGACATCTCCGCCGACGGCTTGGCGACGACTGCCGCGGCCGCCGAAGCTGCCGGCACCGCCAAGCAGCTCACCACGGCCGTCCTCGACATATCGCGCGAGGAGGACGTCATCGCCGCGGTGTCGGCGGCGGTGGCCGAGTTGGGTGGTCTTGAGGTTCTGGTCAATGTGGCTGCGATGCAGACCTGTTCGCACACGCACGAAACCACTCTGGAGGAGTGGAACCGCACCTTGGCGGTCAACCTCACCGGTACCTTCCTCATGACGCGCCAGGCGCTCCCTGCTCTGCTCGAATCGGGACGAGGCGTCGTCGTGAACTTCACGTCCACCGCTGCGATGTTCGCGCACCCTTACATGGCGGCCTATGCAGCCAGTAAGGGTGGCATCCTCAGCTTCACCCACTCACTGGCACTGGAGTACTCGAAGCAAGGTCTGCGCGCGATCAACATCCAGCCGGGTGGGGTCTCCACGGCCCTGGCCAACAGCACCCTGGACAAGATGCCCGAAGGATACGACCTGGGCCTCTGGGCCAAGCAGACCCCGCTGTTGCACGGCACCGAAAGCGAAATCCTCGGGGACCCAGGCGCAGTAGCATCGGTCATCGCGATGGTCGCCTCTGATGACGGCGCGTTCATCACCGGCACCGAGATTCGCGTCGACGGCGGAGCGCACGCCTGA